Part of the Nicotiana sylvestris chromosome 2, ASM39365v2, whole genome shotgun sequence genome, TGAAAGACACAAAATGTTAGGAAAAAAATTAACTGAGCATTGCAGCTCTTTAGTTAATTTTGACATAGATAACAAGTTGTACTTGAAATCAGGCACACATAATACATCATGTATCTCATCATGATATGTAAGATTGTAACTTACTTTACATATGACAGGCATAGTCTTACCATTTGGTAGATTTACATTACCTCCCTTGGAGTCAGGCAGACCAGTTATAGTTTTCAACATTTCATTGTTTGATTCCATATGATCAGTAGCACCGGTATCTATAATCCAAAAATCAGCTATAGTCTCTAATGACTGTAAATTAGCATTACCTGCCATATTTGCTGCATGCTCTTTTGACTTATCCTTGTTTATCATCTTCATGATCTGATTATATTGCTTATCTGTAAAGAAGTTCATCATCCCTTGGTTCATCCCAACATTATCCTCATTTACAGCAGCACTCTTACCAAAACTGTCATCACTCACATCCATGTTAGCTTGCCTATATTGTTGTTGTCTCTTTCCTTTAAAACCAGGTAGATATCCAACCAATTTGTAACAAGTTTCCCTTGTGTGTCCTTTGTTTCGACAATACTCACAATACAAATTATTGAACCTCCTAAACTTTGGCTGATTATCTTTCGAACTCATAAGGGCTATAGAATCATTCACTTCATTTGTTACATTATTATGTGAATTAATCTCAAACACTCTTCTTTGATTCTCCTCATTTATTACCATTGCATAGGCACGACTAACAGAAGGTGATGGGGATTGAAGTAGTATCTAACTTCTAATTGTATTATAAGACTCATTTAGACCCATTAAGAACTGAAAAAGTTTCTGCTGTTCCAAGTGTTTGATGAAATCCTTAGTACTAGCAGTAACATGGAGTGAAGATATCATAGAATTATATTCATCCCAAAGTGATTTCAACCTATAATGATATACTGAGATACTAGAGGTACCTTGAGAGATGGTAGCTATTTCACGTTGAAGGTTGTAGATCCTTGATCCATTGACCTTGTCAAATCGATCATGCAAATCTACCCAAACCTCATGAGCATCACTAGCGTATATAATTCCATTCACCAAATCTGGTGAAACTGTGTTCATGATCCACGTCAGTACAGTAGATTTCACTCGTTCCCACTTCTCTTCTAGATCTGCTGTAAATTGAGCTTTGTACAGCTCCCATCGATGAACCCTAGCTTGCGTTTTGCTCGCAACGCAATCACCATCGCCTTGCTCCAAACTGAGTAGTTTTCAG contains:
- the LOC138886222 gene encoding uncharacterized protein, coding for MANLDIDNSCHPLYLQPSNNPSNVIVSIQLKETENYSVWSKAMVIALRAKRKLGFIDGSFSPDLVNGIIYASDAHEVWVDLHDRFDKVNGSRIYNLQREIATISQGTSSISVYHYRLKSLWDEYNSMISSLHVTASTKDFIKHLEQQKLFQFLMGLNESYNTIRS